In a genomic window of Acetomicrobium sp. S15 = DSM 107314:
- a CDS encoding aminotransferase class I/II-fold pyridoxal phosphate-dependent enzyme has translation FSFDPKELEALITPKTKMIIINTPQNPTGGVLPSSDLDLIAELAVKHDLWVMADEIYCAIIFDAVFDSILSRPGMKERTILVDGFSKTYAMTGWRLGYAVVREDLVAHFSKLLTNSVSCTATFTQWAGIAALEGPQDCVEEMVASYKRRRDMLVDGLNEIPGFKCLKPQGAFYAFANVTGACRNLGLKGAEELQDYLLNEAGVAVLARTCFGNRVPGETEEYVRFCFATSESAIKEGLSRIKKAVS, from the coding sequence TTCAGCTTCGATCCTAAAGAGCTCGAAGCGCTCATAACTCCTAAGACAAAGATGATAATCATAAATACGCCGCAAAATCCGACGGGAGGCGTGCTGCCGTCCTCGGACCTCGATCTTATTGCGGAACTTGCCGTAAAGCACGACTTGTGGGTAATGGCGGACGAAATATACTGCGCCATCATATTTGACGCGGTCTTTGACAGCATTTTATCCCGCCCCGGCATGAAGGAGCGCACTATACTGGTAGACGGTTTCTCAAAAACCTACGCCATGACGGGGTGGAGGTTGGGCTACGCCGTGGTGAGGGAAGATCTGGTTGCACACTTTTCTAAGCTTCTCACCAACTCGGTATCGTGCACAGCCACATTCACCCAGTGGGCCGGCATAGCAGCCCTCGAAGGACCTCAGGACTGCGTGGAGGAGATGGTGGCGTCGTATAAGAGGCGCAGGGATATGCTCGTAGACGGCCTGAATGAGATACCCGGTTTCAAGTGCTTAAAACCTCAGGGGGCCTTTTACGCCTTCGCAAACGTCACAGGTGCGTGTCGTAACCTTGGCCTTAAGGGCGCTGAAGAACTCCAAGATTATCTTCTCAACGAGGCCGGAGTTGCAGTGTTGGCGCGCACTTGCTTTGGGAATCGCGTACCCGGGGAAACAGAGGAATACGTAAGGTTCTGCTTCGCTACGTCCGAAAGCGCGATAAAGGAAGGCCTTTCGAGGATAAAGAAGGCTGTATCCTAA